Proteins encoded together in one Miscanthus floridulus cultivar M001 chromosome 16, ASM1932011v1, whole genome shotgun sequence window:
- the LOC136511627 gene encoding uncharacterized protein, with protein MARHPKPPASPSPSPPPCPPSDSDPGIGFDPIEEWLVDFDPAMSSELAVKSLGSAEQAAAQKNTELEFGVKDEKVEVVGSSGLDELLTPDQLLVSGIGDLAVREDIPEGAVVMEMAAAPADAEMNAAPPAPADAEMNTMVSVEAPADAEMNTTVSVDVESEGGKEGQEAPPAPADAEMMNTTVSVEVEAEGGKEGQESSDEESESESSEDDDDSSSSEASSSSEEEKEQRVKKDEESSEASSSEEEELGVKRHGGKSNNLESLLEEGELLIGSNEEDAEQKGGIKSKYETEVLPPVPKIEIQLEPHHQTLPVGTISTIMGERVIVEGSVQHNPLNEGSILWITESRTPLGIVDELFGPVKNPYYLVRYNSEEEVPAGISAGTNVSFVAEFADHILNMKELYAKGYDESDPVDNDEEEDLPDFSDDEKEAEYKRSLRQAKRQTDRQREPMKTSRDRKRSQSRGSGIRKPMPPRNLDTSTPGHQPRPHFHLSDMDPARSLGPQNAPMIAPTMLPPGPMNPAVPPSPVSLANQMGGCFMNPAQQQFLPQQHNMVWPGGFPQPPHPNMGVHGAALAANIMQSLLAGANQFQQQFQNQNFSGAGANQFLQQFQNQNFSGPGANQFQQQFQNQNFGGFPNQMPMPFPQFMHQTGMPANPMPFGGRPPVNSPFGPAPQVPMGQGNFGQPPNSQGFMNLAPPRGDGEQDSPPQFSSRQFHQGSSSFGRGRTLQRGGRHSSGRGGRGGRHRR; from the exons ATGGCGCGACATCCTAAGCCGCCCgcatccccgtccccgtccccgccgcCGTGCCCGCCCTCGGACTCGGACCCCGGCATCGGCTTCGACCCCATCGAGGAGTGGCTCGTGGACTTCGACCCGGCCATGTCGAGCGAGCTAGCGGTCAAGAGTCTCGGCTCCGCTGAGCAAGCGGCGGCGCAAAAGAACACCGAGCTCGAGTTTGGTGTGAAGGACGAGAAGGTCGAGGTGGTGGGCAGCAGCGGATTGGACGAGCTGCTTACCCCGGATCAGCTTCTGGTGTCTGGGATTGGCGATTTGGCTGTGAGAGAGGATATTCCAGAGGGAGCGGTTGTTATGGAGATGGCTGCCGCACCGGCTGATGCTGAGATGAATGCCGCACCGCCCGCACCTGCTGATGCTGAGATGAATACTATGGTATCCGTGGAAGCACCTGCTGATGCTGAGATGAATACCACGGTGTCCGTGGATGTGGAATCGGAAGGTGGCAAGGAAGGGCAGGAGGCACCGCCTGCACCTGCTGATGCTGAGATGATGAATACCACGGTGTCCGTGGAAGTGGAAGCGGAAGGTGGCAAGGAAGGGCAGGAGAGCAGCGATGAAGAGTCGGAGTCAgagagcagtgaggatgacgatgacagcTCATCGAGTGAGGCTTCCTCGAGCAGTGAAGAGGAGAAAGAGCAGAGGGTCAAGAAGGACGAGGAATCGAGTGAAGCCTCAAGCAGCGAAGAGGAAGAGCTGGGAGTTAAGAGGCATGGTGGTAAGTCCAATAACCTAGAGAGTCTCCTTGAGGAAGGTGAGTTGTTGATCGGGAGCAATGAGGAGGATGCGGAACAAAAGGGAGGCATCAAGTCCAAATATGAAACAGAG GTCCTTCCGCCAGTCCCAAAAATTGAAATCCAGTTGGAACCACATCATCAGACTCTTCCAGTAGGGACTATTTCAACT ATAATGGGTGAGAGAGTAATAGTTGAAGGTTCAGTCCAACACAACCCCCTGAATGAGGGTTCAATTCTCTGGATAACAGAAAGTAGGACGCCGCTTGGTATAGTTGATGAGTTATTTGGACCTGTTAAGAACCCATACTACCTTGTGCGGTACAACTCTGAGGAAGAGGTACCTGCTGGGATCAGTGCAGGAACCAATGTCTCTTTTGTAGCGGAGTTTGCAGATCACATCCTGAATATGAAGGAGCTCTATGCAAAAGGCTATGATGAATCTGATCCTGTAGacaatgatgaagaagaagatttaCCTGAtttctctgatgatgaaaaggagGCTGAGTACAAACGGTCATTACGTCAAGCAAAAAGGCAGACTGATAGACAGCGTGAGCCTATGAAGACTTCTCGTGATAGGAAGAGATCACAGTCTAGAGGTAGTGGAATCCGGAAGCCCATGCCGCCAAGGAACCTGGATACATCAACTCCAGGTCACCAGCCACGGCCTCATTTTCACCTCTCAGATATGGATCCTGCACGTTCATTGGGTCCTCAAAATGCACCTATGATTGCTCCAACCATGCTGCCGCCTGGCCCAATGAACCCTGCTGTGCCCCCATCACCTGTTTCTCTTGCAAATCAGATGGGTGGCTGCTTCATGAATCCGGCACAGCAGCAGTTCTTACCGCAGCAGCACAATATGGTTTGGCCTGGTGGATTTCCACAGCCGCCTCATCCAAACATGGGGGTACATGGAGCTGCACTCGCTGCCAACATCATGCAGAGCCTCCTTGCAGGAGCCAACCAATTCCAGCAGCAGTTCCAGAACCAGAACTTCAGTGGCGCAGGAGCCAACCAATTCCTGCAGCAGTTTCAGAACCAGAACTTCAGTGGCCCAGGAGCCAACCAATTCCAGCAGCAGTTTCAGAACCAGAACTTCGGTGGCTTCCCAAACCAAATGCCGATGCCCTTTCCTCAGTTCATGCACCAAACTGGAATGCCTGCAAATCCAATGCCATTCGGTGGCAGACCACCAGTGAACTCTCCATTTGGCCCCGCGCCTCAAGTGCCTATGGGGCAAGGCAACTTTGGCCAGCCTCCAAATTCACAAGGATTTATGAACCTGGCGCCACCCCGTGGAGATGGGGAACAAGATTCGCCTCCGCAGTTCAGTTCTAGGCAGTTTCATCAAGGGAGCTCGTCCTTTGGCCGGGGAAGGACGCTGCAGCGCGGTGGCCGGCATTCCTCTGGAAGAGGTGGTAGAGGCGGCCGGCATCGCAGATAG